A stretch of the Marivirga tractuosa DSM 4126 genome encodes the following:
- a CDS encoding TonB-dependent receptor, with translation MRSVIFIFILFFFQNAGFSFQQSTYTVSGVIIDANTKESVVGASISWDDGTEGVIADVNGRFSFLLEKGTYTIKFSAVGKKTIEKRVEVTRNVELKIQMEEDVKQLSEITVRAKGEVSNLKSASMGIERLSIKSIKKIPPMMGEVDVIKSIITLPGISSVGEGAGGINVRGGSVGQNLVLLDGAPIYFTSHLFGFFSVFNQDVVEGVTLYKGSIPARYGGRISSVLAVETQDPIKDSLIVSGGVGLISSRLTLQTPIIKDKLGVMVSGRSTYSDWLLKSTNNPQIENSSASFYDLNSKISWRSGNRSRFSFSAYHGADKFAFSPDTTYRYGNSSSTLMHQYEVNEIFNVTSLISYANNFSNVIGSFSNQDFLLEIGSESKAAKVYMGADLARHYFEWGAELNQYELNPGQLKPTNAESIINKKELELDYGREWGFFVEDDIDIVKFKFIIGMRYSLFHKLGPFTTHTYQEGRTKSPQSITDTKIYSKNEKIVTYGGFEPRFSLNYEISEVQSIKIGYQRTRQYMHLIANNAAVVPTDIYKLSNRHIQPQIGDQISLGFFQNFKNGGFETSMEVYYKNIENSIDYKEGANLLLNEFLESEIVNGRGYSYGAELSINKTKGDLTGRLSYTYSRSLFQPDGRFEEENINNGNPYPAYFDKPHDLTSILSYQLSDDWTLSGNFTYSTGRPVSIPISKYEVGAIAVAEFSERNQYRIPDYHRLDLALTYDPQSTNKQLRSSWTFGLYNVYGRKNPFSVFFRDQNGAPPQAYRLSILGIPFPSVTYNFSF, from the coding sequence ATGCGATCAGTAATTTTTATTTTTATTCTGTTTTTTTTTCAAAATGCTGGTTTTTCCTTTCAACAAAGTACTTACACAGTTTCGGGTGTAATTATTGATGCTAATACGAAGGAATCAGTAGTTGGAGCTTCCATTTCTTGGGATGATGGAACGGAAGGAGTAATTGCTGACGTAAACGGAAGGTTTTCTTTCCTTTTAGAAAAAGGAACATATACTATTAAGTTTTCTGCTGTTGGTAAAAAAACTATTGAAAAAAGGGTTGAAGTTACTCGGAATGTTGAGTTGAAAATTCAGATGGAAGAGGATGTTAAGCAATTGTCTGAGATTACGGTCAGGGCCAAAGGTGAGGTTTCAAATTTGAAATCGGCATCAATGGGGATTGAGCGATTATCCATTAAATCTATCAAAAAAATTCCTCCCATGATGGGAGAAGTTGATGTAATTAAAAGCATCATTACATTACCAGGCATAAGCTCCGTTGGAGAAGGCGCTGGAGGCATAAATGTTAGAGGAGGTTCTGTTGGGCAAAATTTAGTGTTGTTGGATGGAGCACCTATATATTTTACTTCACATTTATTTGGTTTCTTTTCAGTTTTTAATCAAGATGTAGTTGAGGGTGTAACGCTCTACAAAGGAAGTATTCCTGCCCGATATGGTGGTAGAATTTCGTCAGTACTTGCTGTTGAAACGCAAGATCCTATTAAAGATTCTTTGATAGTTAGTGGTGGAGTTGGATTGATTTCTAGCAGGCTTACTTTACAAACTCCAATTATTAAGGATAAATTGGGAGTCATGGTTTCTGGTCGCAGCACCTATTCAGATTGGTTATTAAAATCGACTAATAACCCACAGATTGAAAATAGCAGTGCATCCTTTTATGATCTAAACTCTAAAATTAGCTGGAGATCGGGAAATAGGAGCAGGTTTAGTTTTTCTGCCTACCACGGTGCTGATAAATTTGCTTTTTCCCCGGACACAACTTATAGATACGGTAATAGTTCATCAACACTTATGCATCAATATGAAGTAAACGAGATTTTTAATGTTACAAGTTTGATTTCCTATGCTAATAATTTCTCCAATGTGATCGGTAGCTTTAGTAATCAAGATTTTTTATTAGAAATCGGAAGTGAAAGCAAAGCTGCAAAAGTTTATATGGGAGCTGATTTAGCAAGACATTATTTTGAATGGGGAGCGGAATTGAACCAATATGAATTAAACCCTGGTCAATTGAAACCAACTAATGCTGAATCAATAATTAATAAAAAAGAGCTTGAATTGGATTACGGAAGAGAATGGGGCTTTTTTGTAGAGGATGATATCGATATTGTTAAATTTAAATTTATCATTGGAATGAGATACAGTCTATTTCATAAATTAGGACCTTTTACAACTCATACTTATCAAGAGGGTAGAACCAAATCTCCTCAGAGTATCACCGATACCAAAATATATAGTAAAAACGAAAAAATTGTTACTTATGGTGGTTTTGAGCCTAGATTCTCATTGAATTATGAAATAAGTGAAGTTCAATCCATCAAAATTGGCTACCAAAGAACTAGGCAATACATGCATCTGATAGCTAATAATGCAGCTGTGGTCCCAACAGATATATATAAATTAAGTAATCGACATATTCAACCACAGATTGGTGATCAGATTTCTTTGGGCTTCTTCCAAAATTTTAAAAATGGCGGGTTTGAAACATCTATGGAGGTTTATTATAAAAACATAGAAAATTCAATTGACTATAAAGAAGGAGCTAATTTGCTTTTGAATGAATTTTTAGAATCGGAAATAGTAAACGGTAGGGGATATTCGTATGGCGCTGAACTGTCGATTAATAAAACTAAAGGAGATTTAACAGGAAGATTGAGTTATACTTATTCTCGTTCTCTTTTTCAACCTGACGGTAGATTTGAAGAGGAAAATATCAACAACGGAAATCCGTACCCGGCTTATTTTGATAAACCACACGATTTAACTTCTATATTATCCTATCAATTATCCGATGATTGGACTTTAAGCGGTAATTTCACATATAGCACTGGACGACCTGTAAGTATTCCTATCAGTAAATATGAGGTAGGAGCCATAGCAGTGGCGGAATTTTCTGAAAGAAATCAATATAGAATACCTGATTATCATAGGCTGGATTTAGCATTGACTTATGATCCACAAAGCACTAATAAGCAATTAAGAAGTAGTTGGACTTTTGGTCTTTATAATGTTTATGGCAGGAAAAATCCTTTTTCAGTTTTTTTCAGAGATCAGAATGGAGCTCCACCACAAGCTTATCGCTTGTCCATCTTAGGAATACCATTTCCTTCTGTTACTTATAATTTCAGTTTTTAG
- a CDS encoding DUF4249 domain-containing protein, translated as MKFLKLIGFLFFLSGCIDPLDIEVEDKNGRLVVIAEITNLNESYNVTLQRTADYETLVNPKETGAKVSVFDEQGNEYSFIERKAGKYWSCPSEFIGEVGKDYVLRIETMDGSIYESDVETLLPTGQVDSVYYVKSSREREVNGDTYIEKGVKIYSNFRDNEEKEFFRIDWQGTYKFRSAPMDNNNRYCWNTEFSKFDIKLHDDQFTNNSLITDYQITFLPDGLRFTEDYSFQVQLKTMNQGAYQFWDLIKQQFENDGSIFSALPAQIESNINSITNPKEKVLGYFIVSGVSTKRIRIPASALTGINEAALSCNQFRPSDPLPEYCYDCAKYQNSTSERPSFW; from the coding sequence ATGAAGTTTCTTAAATTAATTGGTTTTCTTTTTTTTCTCAGTGGCTGTATTGATCCATTAGATATTGAAGTTGAAGATAAAAATGGTCGTTTAGTTGTGATCGCTGAAATTACTAATCTGAACGAATCCTACAATGTAACCTTACAAAGAACTGCTGATTACGAAACATTAGTAAACCCAAAAGAAACCGGTGCCAAAGTTAGTGTTTTTGATGAGCAGGGAAATGAATATTCTTTTATCGAAAGAAAAGCAGGCAAGTATTGGTCTTGCCCCTCTGAGTTTATAGGAGAAGTGGGCAAGGATTACGTATTGAGAATTGAAACTATGGATGGTAGTATTTATGAATCTGATGTAGAAACACTTTTACCTACAGGCCAAGTCGATTCAGTTTATTATGTGAAGAGCTCCAGGGAAAGAGAGGTAAACGGGGATACATATATTGAAAAAGGGGTGAAAATTTATAGTAATTTCCGAGATAATGAGGAAAAGGAATTTTTCAGAATCGATTGGCAAGGAACTTATAAATTTCGTTCAGCACCTATGGATAATAATAATCGATATTGCTGGAATACAGAATTTTCAAAATTTGATATCAAACTTCATGATGATCAGTTCACAAATAACAGTTTGATTACGGATTATCAAATTACTTTTCTACCCGATGGATTGCGGTTTACTGAAGACTATAGTTTTCAAGTACAATTGAAAACTATGAATCAAGGTGCTTACCAATTTTGGGATCTAATTAAGCAGCAATTTGAAAATGATGGTTCAATATTTAGTGCGCTGCCCGCTCAGATAGAGAGTAACATCAATTCAATAACAAACCCAAAAGAGAAAGTTTTAGGTTATTTTATTGTTTCAGGAGTGAGTACCAAAAGAATTCGAATTCCTGCTTCTGCCTTGACTGGAATAAACGAGGCAGCACTATCTTGTAATCAATTTAGACCCTCTGACCCGCTTCCAGAATATTGCTATGATTGTGCAAAATATCAAAACAGTACTAGTGAAAGGCCCTCTTTTTGGTGA
- a CDS encoding HIT family protein, protein MASIFTKIINREIPGHIVAENDNYIAFLDINPLVEGHVLVVPKQETDYIFDLEDDVLSGLHLFAKKVAKAIDKSIKCTRVGVAVIGLEVPHVHVHLVPMNSMDDINFSKGKLNPSQEALENTAKKIKANLK, encoded by the coding sequence ATGGCAAGTATTTTCACAAAAATCATTAATAGAGAGATACCAGGGCATATAGTGGCTGAAAATGATAACTATATTGCTTTTTTGGATATTAACCCATTGGTAGAAGGTCATGTCTTAGTGGTTCCTAAACAAGAAACTGACTATATTTTTGATTTAGAAGATGATGTCCTTTCAGGATTGCATTTATTTGCCAAGAAAGTAGCAAAGGCTATAGACAAATCAATCAAATGCACAAGAGTTGGCGTTGCAGTAATTGGCCTTGAAGTACCTCATGTGCATGTTCACTTGGTACCAATGAACTCTATGGATGATATAAATTTCAGCAAAGGGAAATTAAATCCATCTCAAGAAGCGCTAGAAAATACCGCAAAGAAGATTAAAGCTAATCTCAAATAG
- a CDS encoding pentapeptide repeat-containing protein → MSKKELKEKIEEKIKETIEKPILTSFIVLFFLTILVLGFSLPYYLDNFRDFFKEVMAEAHGMLFDIAIIGILIYWLNANGEKQLRIRMYKDEIDDFRQWESEEAAFRTVGNIKRLNRHKITEINLVNCHMTKTNMSHVDLTGSNLNSSNFSHANAIECNFSGTRANQTNFENAKMNQANFEGAFASGANFKDAFLIKANFRNAFLIKSDFSNAYLMEADLSNCHLTGATFDEASLYKANLKGAEGITADQLKNVKTLYLAELDEDIKNEIKEKYPELLGK, encoded by the coding sequence ATGAGCAAAAAAGAACTTAAAGAAAAAATTGAAGAAAAAATAAAAGAGACTATTGAGAAGCCAATTTTAACTTCATTCATAGTTTTATTTTTTCTGACCATCTTGGTTTTAGGATTTAGTTTGCCGTATTATTTGGATAATTTTCGAGATTTTTTCAAAGAGGTAATGGCGGAAGCCCACGGTATGCTCTTTGATATTGCCATAATTGGTATTCTTATTTATTGGTTAAATGCCAATGGTGAGAAACAGCTCCGAATCAGAATGTATAAAGATGAAATTGATGACTTCCGTCAATGGGAATCGGAAGAAGCCGCATTTCGAACTGTTGGTAACATAAAAAGACTGAACCGACACAAAATCACCGAAATCAATTTGGTAAACTGTCACATGACAAAAACCAATATGAGTCATGTAGATTTAACTGGCTCAAATTTAAACTCCTCAAACTTTAGTCATGCAAATGCAATAGAATGTAATTTTTCGGGCACTAGGGCTAACCAGACTAATTTTGAAAATGCTAAGATGAACCAAGCTAATTTTGAAGGAGCTTTCGCAAGCGGAGCCAATTTTAAAGATGCCTTTCTAATTAAAGCTAACTTTCGAAATGCTTTTCTTATTAAATCTGATTTCTCCAATGCTTATTTAATGGAAGCGGATTTAAGTAATTGCCACCTTACTGGTGCAACATTTGATGAAGCTAGCCTTTATAAAGCTAACTTAAAAGGAGCAGAAGGAATTACAGCAGATCAGCTTAAAAACGTAAAAACGCTTTATTTAGCCGAGCTAGATGAAGACATCAAAAACGAGATAAAAGAGAAATACCCAGAACTTTTAGGTAAATAG
- a CDS encoding response regulator, producing the protein MKILLVEDNEIDVVLTKSYLDDVYADLQLDVVNNGADAIDFLLQQQEFSHCEEPDIVLLDLNLPKIDGLEVLQVVKNTQGKKHIPIIILTTSVLTADKNFALQNGALAYWEKPLDIALLKNILYNNSILIED; encoded by the coding sequence ATGAAGATTTTATTGGTTGAAGATAATGAGATAGATGTTGTACTTACTAAATCTTATTTGGATGATGTTTATGCTGATTTACAGCTAGATGTTGTAAATAATGGAGCTGATGCTATTGATTTCTTACTACAGCAACAAGAGTTCTCTCATTGTGAGGAACCTGATATAGTGCTCTTAGATTTAAATTTACCAAAAATTGATGGTTTAGAGGTTTTGCAAGTGGTGAAAAATACACAAGGTAAAAAGCATATTCCCATCATCATTTTAACTACATCGGTTTTAACCGCAGATAAAAATTTTGCTCTGCAAAATGGTGCTTTAGCATATTGGGAAAAGCCATTAGACATAGCTTTATTGAAAAATATCCTTTATAATAATAGTATTTTAATTGAGGATTGA
- the greA gene encoding transcription elongation factor GreA, whose product MSKVSYYTEEGLRKMKEELHHLKTVERPKASADIAEARDKGDLSENAEYDAAKEAQGLLEMKINKLETVVANARVIKESDVDTSKVGLLTKAKIKNKKNGMEVTYTMVSEEEANLKEGKISIKSPIGKGIMGKKVGEIAEVDAPAGKMEFEILDISM is encoded by the coding sequence ATGAGTAAAGTATCATACTACACAGAAGAGGGTTTAAGAAAAATGAAGGAAGAACTCCATCATTTAAAAACCGTGGAAAGACCAAAAGCTTCAGCTGACATAGCCGAAGCCAGGGACAAAGGAGACTTAAGCGAGAATGCAGAATATGATGCTGCTAAAGAGGCTCAAGGTTTACTTGAAATGAAAATAAATAAATTGGAAACCGTTGTGGCAAATGCAAGGGTTATCAAGGAATCCGATGTGGACACTTCCAAGGTTGGCCTATTAACAAAAGCCAAGATTAAGAATAAAAAGAATGGAATGGAAGTGACTTATACCATGGTTTCTGAAGAAGAAGCAAATTTGAAAGAAGGGAAAATCTCTATCAAATCGCCTATTGGAAAAGGAATTATGGGTAAAAAAGTAGGAGAAATCGCTGAAGTTGATGCTCCTGCCGGTAAAATGGAATTTGAAATTTTAGATATTAGTATGTAA
- a CDS encoding DUF5018 domain-containing protein: MKKLITFLVLSFISYNFSNAQEICDDGIDNDGDGFIDCFDGDCVSDAACDGFYMGNDASCQAEPSEFPVFELALGTKSRNDVTTSLSSMALGDLDRDGIPEILTTNQYDDKIFLLNGDDATVKYERTTNNPSFTNAAMVNLQDDNCGEVFIVNVNSVDNYNISSFDCELNPIWTSERLNQDPNFLSFADFDRDGQAEMYYKDVIRDPSTGTIIVETSGTNWNEIPGGPVAVDILGDEDLELIIGNNIYSVNLGDRTEGAGTLTLLATMPAPYQTKSGGQQPQNSTTSIADYNLDGNLDVIVTGANSSNVTTVFFWDVFNNTVKTFSDPFAEAGYEFGWRQGTGRVNIADLDGDGQLNAAFVSGKYLYALDENWQLFWRTEVNEETSGITGATLFDFNGDGQSEVVYRDEDYLYILNGKDGTINPLKHCRSRTMTEYPIVADVDADGSTEICVVCVTEDHQVSTPGRNLSLDAPAEVRIYKSGAAPWVPARRVWNQHAYFNVNINDDLTVPRNQQKHQTVFSTGVCTPGPNRPLNNFLNQAPFLTSDGCYAYAAPELNLIESSFSVTAPVCPDNNFTVSFDFENIGDVPLSGSIPVTFYDGDPLVAGTNKLNTENISVSNFAVGNVESADNLLVNGTGAQFTLYVVLNDNGSTTPTPISFPNSNFLECDYSNNMVSAEVKPIPFALSTEINKNITCSAGSVPPNGDARVFRLVGGTEVTADYDFFWFNGTTVDDTPDYTGSVYSGLSAGTYTVFAADKLAGCSSDTVQVVISDSVRTITADITVDRGNDDCDNPNGKLTVAVNGGEPVGNFTYEWYVGNTVGSGLKISDSHEADNLESGVHTVLITEKATGCQTIQSIEVPDDKIIPTASASATDVICSDENSGSVMVNVGDSTSGYTFKWFLGSSEKAEVDFTGDTINNLPQGVYSVIAINSSTLCESALATVEINQTASPTITQLFSTDNSSCDVLSPTGSVSVAIQGDSSDYLIEWYSDTNTTNTSIGNGYLLDSLAAGDYTVKVTDVRTACFITDVVTINNNTITPSIVLTADPVTTCSPDNGRIEVDVDIDTKNDYTFYWYQGSEVKNQTDFSEKGPILDSLTAGNYTVQALNLNTNCLSKAETITVVDSASFTANILKTEDKDFGTIANGLISIKVSKPNRVYEILVNDTFNRFVNAGSEEIIIDSLSEGFYAIQLTDTISDCSVNLTSEIFSKLNTATDIVSFNLATSTSAAIIDTSNHKIEVEVEGLSDVTSLTPEIEISEGASISPDTNVSRDFTEAVQYTVTAQDGSTTQEWEVAVTKARIIKEDQTITFNLPDTLSLDQSPFPLVASSSSGLAVQFTVESGSASILDNELVFTNGSVVDVKAYQTGNDTINSTEVVKTVTVLGTYDLSINVLRSDDSPLDDGLAKLFDINGGLYERKPFTDGDLKFSNVAPGNYILQVIPRGNTTSDISPTYYASTRFNKDASILSINSNLDLSMKMKTKKGESNGNGQINGQVIKSEEQMNARLSIGELESGEGISELIIYLLDEASKEIVSDAVTEESGAFSMEEIPRGNYEFYIDIPGLEQGATSFKLPFDEQIIELSINVYLNEGGIVDFEIITVLANDNAVFDLNLYPNPTTGILYLRGYTGPEQKAAIVSSNGATVKTFMIKAQDSQEVDLTNLEEGVYYITVGDELGRIMKIIKK, from the coding sequence TTGAAAAAATTAATAACATTTTTAGTCCTTTCGTTCATATCCTATAATTTTAGCAACGCTCAAGAAATTTGCGATGATGGCATTGACAATGATGGCGATGGCTTCATCGACTGTTTTGATGGAGATTGTGTGTCAGATGCAGCTTGTGATGGCTTTTACATGGGTAATGATGCCTCATGCCAAGCAGAACCATCAGAATTTCCAGTTTTTGAGCTAGCATTAGGAACAAAATCTCGTAACGATGTAACAACTTCATTGAGTAGTATGGCCTTAGGGGATTTAGATAGAGATGGAATTCCTGAAATTTTGACAACCAATCAATATGATGACAAAATTTTTCTTTTAAATGGTGATGATGCTACTGTTAAATATGAAAGAACAACAAATAACCCCTCTTTTACTAATGCCGCAATGGTCAATCTTCAAGATGATAATTGCGGAGAAGTATTTATAGTAAATGTCAACAGTGTTGATAATTACAATATCAGCTCTTTTGATTGTGAACTAAATCCTATTTGGACTTCAGAGCGTCTAAATCAGGATCCTAATTTTCTAAGCTTTGCAGATTTCGACCGTGATGGTCAAGCAGAAATGTATTATAAAGATGTAATTAGAGATCCAAGTACAGGGACAATTATTGTAGAAACCTCCGGTACTAACTGGAATGAAATCCCAGGTGGGCCTGTTGCAGTGGATATACTAGGTGATGAGGACTTAGAATTGATTATTGGGAATAATATTTATAGTGTGAATTTAGGAGATAGAACAGAAGGTGCTGGTACATTAACTTTACTTGCTACAATGCCTGCCCCTTACCAAACTAAATCAGGTGGACAGCAACCCCAGAACTCTACAACCTCTATCGCAGACTATAATTTGGATGGTAATTTAGACGTAATTGTAACGGGTGCAAATTCTTCCAATGTGACAACCGTATTCTTTTGGGATGTATTCAACAATACTGTAAAAACTTTCAGTGACCCTTTTGCTGAAGCTGGTTATGAATTTGGTTGGAGACAAGGTACAGGAAGAGTAAATATTGCCGATTTAGATGGGGATGGTCAATTAAATGCTGCATTTGTCTCGGGAAAATATCTTTATGCATTAGATGAAAATTGGCAATTGTTTTGGAGAACAGAAGTAAATGAAGAAACTTCAGGAATCACAGGAGCAACCTTATTTGATTTTAATGGTGATGGTCAATCAGAAGTAGTTTACAGAGATGAAGATTATTTATATATTCTCAATGGGAAAGATGGTACCATAAACCCTCTCAAACATTGCCGTTCAAGAACAATGACGGAGTATCCTATAGTAGCCGATGTGGATGCGGATGGCTCCACGGAAATTTGTGTGGTATGCGTTACTGAAGACCATCAAGTAAGTACGCCAGGCAGAAATCTTAGCCTAGATGCTCCGGCAGAAGTACGAATTTATAAATCCGGTGCTGCACCTTGGGTACCTGCAAGAAGGGTATGGAATCAGCATGCTTATTTCAATGTTAATATCAATGATGATTTGACCGTTCCAAGAAATCAGCAAAAACATCAGACCGTATTTTCTACTGGTGTTTGTACACCTGGCCCCAACCGCCCATTAAATAACTTTCTAAATCAAGCACCCTTTCTTACTTCTGATGGTTGTTATGCTTATGCAGCGCCAGAATTAAATCTTATCGAATCGTCTTTTTCCGTAACAGCACCAGTTTGTCCCGATAACAATTTTACTGTAAGTTTCGATTTCGAAAACATTGGGGATGTTCCATTATCAGGTAGTATACCAGTCACTTTTTATGATGGCGACCCTTTAGTTGCTGGAACCAATAAGTTGAATACAGAAAATATTTCCGTTAGTAATTTTGCGGTAGGGAATGTTGAATCAGCCGATAACCTATTGGTGAATGGTACGGGTGCCCAATTTACCCTTTATGTAGTATTGAACGACAATGGTTCTACTACACCAACACCTATAAGTTTTCCTAATTCAAATTTCCTGGAATGTGATTATAGTAACAACATGGTTTCTGCTGAAGTGAAGCCTATTCCTTTTGCTCTTTCAACAGAAATTAACAAGAATATAACTTGCTCGGCAGGAAGTGTTCCTCCAAATGGTGACGCTAGAGTATTTAGATTAGTCGGTGGAACAGAGGTGACTGCTGATTATGATTTCTTTTGGTTTAACGGAACAACCGTTGATGACACACCGGATTATACGGGTTCCGTCTATTCAGGATTAAGTGCAGGAACTTATACTGTTTTTGCAGCTGATAAATTGGCTGGTTGTTCCTCGGATACAGTCCAAGTAGTGATTTCTGATAGTGTCAGAACAATTACTGCTGACATAACTGTTGATAGAGGAAATGATGACTGTGACAACCCGAATGGTAAATTAACTGTAGCCGTGAATGGAGGTGAACCCGTTGGGAATTTCACTTATGAATGGTATGTTGGGAATACTGTGGGTAGTGGTTTGAAAATAAGTGATAGCCACGAAGCCGATAACTTAGAATCGGGTGTTCACACTGTACTAATTACAGAGAAAGCAACAGGTTGTCAAACAATACAAAGTATTGAAGTACCTGATGATAAAATAATCCCTACAGCCTCTGCAAGTGCAACAGATGTAATATGCTCAGATGAAAATTCAGGAAGTGTAATGGTGAATGTAGGTGATTCAACTTCTGGTTATACTTTTAAATGGTTTTTGGGTAGTAGTGAAAAAGCAGAAGTAGATTTTACAGGTGATACTATCAATAACCTGCCCCAAGGAGTTTATTCAGTTATTGCTATTAATTCAAGTACTCTATGTGAATCTGCATTAGCGACTGTTGAAATTAACCAAACTGCTAGTCCCACTATAACACAGCTATTTAGTACTGATAATAGTTCGTGTGATGTGCTTTCACCCACTGGGAGTGTTTCGGTTGCTATTCAAGGTGATTCTTCTGATTATTTAATTGAATGGTATTCAGATACAAACACTACAAATACCTCCATAGGAAATGGATATTTGCTTGATAGTTTAGCGGCAGGTGATTACACTGTTAAAGTAACCGATGTTAGAACAGCTTGCTTCATAACAGATGTTGTCACGATAAATAATAATACGATTACTCCTTCTATTGTACTAACAGCGGATCCAGTTACCACTTGTTCTCCTGATAATGGAAGAATTGAAGTAGATGTTGATATCGATACTAAAAACGATTATACTTTTTATTGGTATCAAGGTTCAGAAGTAAAGAATCAAACAGATTTTTCTGAAAAGGGGCCAATACTTGACAGCCTAACTGCTGGTAATTATACAGTACAGGCTTTGAATTTAAATACAAATTGTTTGTCCAAGGCAGAAACCATAACAGTGGTTGATTCAGCTTCTTTTACTGCAAATATATTGAAGACTGAGGATAAAGATTTTGGCACTATAGCCAATGGCTTAATATCAATTAAAGTGAGCAAACCAAATCGTGTTTATGAAATCCTTGTAAATGATACTTTCAATAGATTTGTAAATGCAGGTTCAGAAGAAATAATAATAGATAGCTTAAGTGAAGGATTTTATGCTATACAGCTCACAGATACAATTTCAGACTGTAGTGTAAATCTTACCTCTGAAATTTTCTCCAAACTAAATACAGCAACCGATATCGTTAGTTTTAATTTAGCCACATCGACATCAGCTGCAATTATTGATACTTCAAATCATAAAATAGAAGTTGAGGTAGAGGGCTTATCGGATGTTACCAGTTTAACTCCGGAAATAGAAATTTCAGAAGGTGCTTCTATATCTCCAGATACAAATGTAAGTAGAGATTTCACAGAAGCAGTTCAATATACTGTTACCGCTCAAGATGGTAGTACCACTCAGGAATGGGAAGTAGCTGTGACTAAAGCACGGATAATTAAGGAAGACCAAACCATTACCTTCAATCTACCTGACACATTATCTCTGGACCAATCACCCTTCCCATTAGTAGCCTCATCTTCGAGTGGGTTAGCTGTTCAATTTACAGTAGAAAGTGGTTCAGCTAGTATCCTAGATAATGAATTAGTATTCACTAATGGATCGGTAGTTGATGTAAAAGCTTATCAAACAGGGAATGATACCATAAATAGCACAGAAGTTGTAAAGACAGTGACAGTGCTAGGTACATATGATCTTTCAATTAATGTTTTAAGGTCTGATGATAGTCCACTTGATGATGGGCTAGCAAAACTGTTTGATATAAATGGAGGACTTTATGAAAGAAAGCCATTCACAGACGGAGATTTGAAATTCAGCAATGTCGCTCCTGGTAATTATATCTTACAAGTGATACCAAGAGGTAATACTACATCGGACATCTCACCTACTTATTATGCTAGCACCCGTTTTAACAAAGATGCATCAATACTTAGCATCAATAGTAATTTGGACTTAAGTATGAAGATGAAAACCAAAAAGGGAGAATCAAATGGAAATGGTCAAATTAACGGACAAGTAATAAAGTCAGAAGAGCAGATGAATGCTAGACTTTCAATAGGTGAGTTGGAAAGTGGGGAAGGGATTAGTGAATTAATAATTTACCTTTTAGATGAAGCCTCTAAAGAAATAGTGAGTGACGCGGTTACTGAGGAATCGGGTGCTTTTAGCATGGAAGAAATACCTCGAGGTAATTACGAGTTTTATATTGATATCCCTGGACTTGAACAAGGGGCTACTTCTTTCAAATTACCATTCGATGAGCAAATAATTGAATTGAGTATTAATGTATACCTAAATGAAGGAGGGATAGTAGATTTTGAGATTATTACTGTTTTAGCAAATGATAATGCTGTTTTTGATCTTAATCTATATCCAAACCCTACGACTGGAATATTGTATTTGAGAGGTTATACAGGGCCAGAGCAGAAAGCTGCAATTGTTTCTTCTAACGGGGCAACTGTAAAAACTTTTATGATTAAAGCTCAAGACAGTCAGGAAGTAGATTTGACTAATTTAGAAGAAGGGGTTTACTACATCACCGTAGGAGATGAACTAGGAAGGATAATGAAGATTATTAAAAAATAA